One genomic segment of Sminthopsis crassicaudata isolate SCR6 chromosome 2, ASM4859323v1, whole genome shotgun sequence includes these proteins:
- the LOC141553949 gene encoding OX-2 membrane glycoprotein-like, with protein MMLLTVCVVLSVSRSMVAGMPRVIHETDVTSIVGENVTLRCQLSTEKEVLQVTWQKEGQTTDNIATYSSNHGPRLLGSYHDHVRVTQSDLNSSAITLELVSLKDEGCYRCIFNIFPIGPVVGRMCLSVYAISKPKVDAQLLTMGEEERLAVSCQLMAKPAPEITWDLPDGLVVMPQLTYVWHPNKTVTVISNFTYIPAQVPQHWPIMCVIRHPILNTSIKLEHPFHRPTDGYKVFFIAFSFVIFTAFLLGLCYYCLWKQKMGACQVGEALILATTWLTPKICCGRFSNKLSIEHQRTEAV; from the exons ATGATGTTGCTGACAGTGTGTGTGGTGCTTTCTGTCTCCAGGAGCATGGTTGCTG GAATGCCAAGGGTGATTCATGAGACAGACGTGACCAGcattgttggagagaatgtgaCTTTGCGTTGTCAACTGTCTACTGAGAAGGAGGTTCTCCAAGTCACATGGCAGAAAGAAGGTCAAACAACAGATAATATAGCCACATACAGTTCCAATCATGGCCCCAGATTACTTGGATCCTACCATGACCATGTCCGAGTGACCCAAAGTGATTTGAACTCCTCAGCTATCACGCTTGAGTTGGTCTCCTTAAAAGATGAAGGATGCTACAGATGCATTTTCAATATCTTCCCCATAGGACCCGTCGTGGGCAGAATGTGTTTGAGTGTTTATG CTATATCAAAACCCAAGGTGGATGCCCAGTTGCTGAccatgggagaagaggaaagactgGCAGTGAGCTGCCAGCTGATGGCAAAACCAGCACCTGAGATCACTTGGGACCTGCCGGATGGCTTAGTGGTCATGCCGCAACTGACCTATGTTTGGCATCCTAACAAGACTGTAACTGTCATCAGCAACTTCACCTACATCCCTGCCCAGGTCCCCCAGCATTGGCCAATAATGTGTGTGATTCGCCACCCGATTCTCAATACAAGTATTAAATTGGAGCATCCGTTCCATAGACCTACTG ATGGATATAAGGTCTTCTTCATCGCCTTCTCTTTTGTGATCTTCACTGCTTTTCTCCTGGGACTCTGTTATTACTGTTTATGGAAACAAAAAATGGGTGCCTGTCAAGTGGGTGAAGCTCTGATATtg GCCACCACTTGGTTGACTCCAAAGATCTGCTGCGGGAGGTTCTCAAACAAACTTTCCATTGAACATCAAAGGACAGAAGCTGTatga